A section of the Verrucomicrobium sp. GAS474 genome encodes:
- a CDS encoding PEP-CTERM sorting domain-containing protein, whose product MSLLVGMAWMLGLGISTAGAQTTFYSLDFQGGTTDYTGNFRALYTTAQTNALNYPVTASGGAGNLSLRIATSYSGNGSVVFDTTPADSSVKNTFSTSAGLDVHFQVSLGGTGASSANSPSIGVLFINPTTETSSQMALVNFDSDTSDRIRFFGGNPNGSNSGADAQGGTTTTGDGGASYTTNSITNVDVKYAISGTSALLTMTVGSLTSTYTFASGTSLSNVEIGLRLYDAVNGTAYATIDNFTISSIAAIPEPSTTALMILGVLLLAGLAYRRKQGFTAAAEVH is encoded by the coding sequence TTGAGCCTCCTGGTCGGCATGGCGTGGATGCTCGGCCTCGGGATCTCCACGGCAGGAGCGCAGACGACCTTTTACTCCCTCGATTTCCAGGGCGGAACCACCGATTATACGGGCAATTTCCGGGCCTTGTATACCACCGCCCAGACCAACGCCCTGAACTATCCCGTCACGGCCAGTGGAGGTGCCGGCAACCTCTCCTTGAGGATCGCCACCAGCTATTCGGGCAACGGGAGCGTCGTCTTCGATACCACTCCCGCCGATTCGAGCGTCAAGAACACCTTTTCCACCAGCGCCGGGCTCGACGTCCACTTCCAGGTCTCTCTTGGAGGGACTGGGGCGAGCTCGGCAAACAGCCCCTCGATCGGCGTCCTCTTCATCAATCCGACCACGGAAACCTCGAGCCAAATGGCCTTGGTCAACTTCGATTCCGACACCTCGGACCGCATCCGCTTCTTCGGCGGCAATCCGAACGGCTCCAACTCGGGTGCCGACGCCCAGGGAGGGACCACGACGACCGGAGACGGCGGTGCCAGCTACACCACGAACTCGATCACCAACGTCGATGTAAAGTATGCGATCAGCGGCACCTCGGCCCTCCTGACGATGACCGTCGGCAGCCTGACGAGCACCTATACCTTCGCCTCCGGAACGTCCCTCTCCAACGTCGAAATCGGGCTCCGACTCTACGATGCGGTCAACGGCACTGCCTACGCGACCATCGACAACTTCACCATCTCCTCGATCGCCGCCATTCCCGAACCGTCGACCACCGCCCTCATGATCCTCGGAGTCCTCCTCCTCGCGGGCCTCGCCTATCGCCGGAAACAGGGTTTCACTGCGGCCGCAGAGGTTCATTGA